One stretch of Zingiber officinale cultivar Zhangliang chromosome 6B, Zo_v1.1, whole genome shotgun sequence DNA includes these proteins:
- the LOC121989113 gene encoding phosphomevalonate kinase, peroxisomal-like, with product MEVVASAPGKVLITGGYLILERPNAGIVFTTTARFYAIVKPLYDDIKPDSWVWSWTDVKVTSPQLSWEATYKLSLKNSILQCTSSRDSVNPFVEQAVQYAIAASKVILSEKEKDKLQKLLLQGLDITILGSNDFYSYRNQIEAHGLPLTRESLASLPPFSSIAFNRVASNGTLPGEECKPEVAKTGLGSSAAMTTSVVAALLHYLGVVTLPFSSRSQLDDKISDSDLDLVHIVAQSAHCLAQGKIGSGFDVSAAVYGSQRYIRFSPALLMPTQLMGSTSLPDVVKHILEENWDHERFPFCLPPLMTLLLGEPGTGGSSTPSMVGAVKRWQKADPHKSQETWKNIAEANSTLEAQLRQLQQLSETHREAYNHIMGICSHHTYGRWMELVSDQFQESVVKSLLGARHAFLEVRAYMQEMGKVAGVPIEPEPQTQLLDATMNLEGVLLAGVPGAGGYDAVFAIVLGEASNSIADFWSSSRVLPLLVKEDRHGVSLESGDPRAEKVSSGISSMKIV from the exons ATGGAAGT GGTTGCTTCGGCTCCTGGAAAGGTCTTGATCACAGGTGGCTACCTCATCTTGGAGAGGCCAAATGCTGGCATAGTTTTCACCACCACCGCTCGCTTCTATGCCATCGTCAAACCGCTGTACGACGATATCAAACCTGATAGTTGGGTCTGG TCATGGACAGATGTTAAAGTAACTTCCCCTCAACTTTCTTGGGAGGCCACATACAAGTTGTCTCTGAAAAACTCTATTCTGCAGTGCACTTCTTCAAG GGACTCAGTCAACCCCTTTGTGGAGCAAGCTGTGCAATATGCTATAGCTGCATCCAAGGTAATACTCTCTGAAAAGGAAAAGGATAAATTACAAAAACTACTTCTACAAg GTCTTGATATTACAATCTTAGGAAGCAATGATTTCTATTCTTACAGAAATCAG ATTGAAGCGCATGGCTTACCTTTGACTCGAGAGTCATTGGCTTCACTTCCTCCGTTTTCTTCAATAGCATTTAATCGAGTGGCTTCTAATGGAACACTTCCTGGAGAGGAATGCAAACCTGAGGTTGCAAAAACAGGACTTGGCTCATCAGCAGCAATGACCACATCAGTCGTTGCAGCACTCCTTCATTACCTTGGAGTTGTTACTCTTCCATTTTCAAGCAGAAGCCAGTTAGATGACAAAATATCTGATTCAGATCTTGATTTAGTACACATTGTTGCCCAAAGTGCTCATTGTTTAGCTCAAGGAAAAATTGGCAGTGGCTTTGATGTCAGTGCTGCTGTCTATGGCAGTCAACGTTACATCAGATTTTCGCCTGCTCTTTTGATGCCTACCCAG CTGATGGGAAGTACGAGCTTACCAGATGTAGTCAAACATATTTTGGAGGAGAATTGGGACCATGAAAGATTTCCATTTTGTTTACCTCCACTTATGACCCTT CTATTGGGGGAACCAGGCACTGGAGGTTCATCTACACCTTCCATGGTAGGTGCTGTTAAGCGGTGGCAGAAAGCTGATCCTCACAAATCCCAAGAAACATGGAAAAACATTGCGGAGGCAAATTCAACACTTGAAGCACAACTTAGGCAGTTACAGCAATTATCTGAGACCCATCGGGAGGCATACAATCATATCATGGGCATTTGCAGTCATCACACTTACGGAAGG TGGATGGAGTTAGTATCTGACCAATTTCAAGAATCCGTCGTCAAGTCTTTGTTAGGAGCAAGACATGCTTTCCTAGAGGTCAGAGCTTATATGCAAGAGATGGGAAAAGTAGCAGGCGTACCG ATCGAACCAGAACCCCAAACTCAACTTCTGGATGCCACAATGAACCTGGAAGGAGTTCTGTTAGCAGGTGTGCCAGGAGCAGGTGGTTATGATGCTGTATTTGCTATTGTTCTTGGGGAAGCAAGCAATTCCATAGCTGATTTTTGGAGCTCTTCTCGTGTTCTGCCCCTTCTGGTCAAAGAAGATCGTCATGGCGTGTCATTGGAAAGTGGAGATCCAAGAGCTGAAAAAGTGTCTTCAGGAATATCTTCGATGAAGATAGTCTAA